The proteins below come from a single Mauremys reevesii isolate NIE-2019 linkage group 6, ASM1616193v1, whole genome shotgun sequence genomic window:
- the LOX gene encoding protein-lysine 6-oxidase isoform X1 encodes MHVALAAALLAPLQVWVYLSCARPAGCQPPPRHNPPAPAAWRQRIQWENNGQVYSLLSLASQYQPPRRRQAAAAGSPILLLRNNATATAPAPRGAAAAAAEAGAAQPPAGAASRGSGARHWFQAGYQPPPGGTAGQRSQGATSGSARSAPQGASRPSAPHSSGVGPRRGNSTSPGSPPPLSNPRAGREDAMVGDDPYNPYKYTDDNPYYNYYDTYERPRQGSRYRPGYGTGYFQYGLPDLVPDPYYIQASTYVQRVSMYSLRCAAEENCLASSAYRADVRDYDTRVLLRFPQRVKNQGTSDFLPTRPRYSWEWHSCHQHYHSMDEFSHYDLLEAGSHRRVAEGHKASFCLEDTSCDYGYYRRYACTAHTQGLSPGCYDTYNADIDCQWIDITDVKPGNYILKVSVNPSYLVPESDYSNNVVRCDIRYTGHHAYASGCTISPY; translated from the exons ATGCACGTGGCGCTGGCAGCGGCTTTGCTCGCCCCGCTGCAGGTGTGGGTGTACCTGAGCTGCGCCCGGCCCGCCGGCTGCCAGCCGCCGCCGCGCCACAACCCGCCGGCGCCCGCCGCCTGGAGGCAGAGGATTCAGTGGGAGAACAACGGGCAGGTGTACAGCCTGCTGAGCCTGGCCTCCCAGTACCAGCCGCCCCGGCGCCGGCAGGCAGCGGCCGCGGGCAGCCCCATCCTGCTGCTCCGAAACAACGCCACCGCCACCGCCCCGGCCCCGcgcggggctgctgctgctgctgctgaagccgGCGCTGCCCAGCCGCCGGCCGGGGCCGCCAGCAGGGGCTCCGGGGCTCGCCACTGGTTTCAAGCCGGCTACCAGCCGCCCCCCGGCGGCACCGCAGgacagaggagccagggagccacgAGCGGTTCCGCCCGGAGCGCTCCCCAGGGGGCGTCTCGGCccagcgccccccacagctcagGCGTCGGCCCCAGGAGGGGCAACAGCACCAGCCCcggcagccccccgcccctgaGCAATCCGAGAGCCGGCCGGGAAGATGCCATGGTAGGAGACGATCCCTACAACCCCTACAAGTACACGGACGACAACCCCTATTACAACTACTACGACACCTACGAGAGACCCCGCCAGGGCAGCAGGTACAGACCCGGCTATGGCACCGGCTACTTCCAGTATG GTCTCCCTGACTTAGTCCCGGATCCCTATTACATCCAGGCATCCACATATGTCCAAAGGGTGTCCATGTACAGCCTGAGATGCGCTGCCGAGGAGAACTGTCTGGCAAG TTCAGCTTACAGGGCAGATGTCAGAGATTATGATACTCGAGTGCTTCTGAGATTCCCCCAAAGAGTGAAAAATCAAGGCACATCAGACTTCCTACCAACCAGACCCCGATATTCATGGGAGTGGCACAGCTGTCACCA ACATTACCACAGCATGGACGAATTCAGCCACTATGACTTGCTGGAAGCAGGCTCACATCGGAGAGTTGCTGAAGGGCACAAAGCAAGTTTTTGTCTTGAAGATACCTCCTGTGATTATGGATACTATAGACGATATGCATGTACAGCACATACACAG GGACTAAGTCCTGGCTGTTATGACACCTACAATGCTGACATAGATTGCCAGTGGATTGATATTACAGATGTAAAGCCTGGAAACTACATACTGAAG GTTAGTGTAAATCCCAGCTATTTGGTACCAGAGTCTGATTACTCCAACAATGTAGTACGCTGCGATATCCGCTATACAGGCCATCATGCCTATGCCTCTGGCTGCACAATTTCACC atactAA
- the LOX gene encoding protein-lysine 6-oxidase isoform X2, translated as MHVALAAALLAPLQVWVYLSCARPAGCQPPPRHNPPAPAAWRQRIQWENNGQVYSLLSLASQYQPPRRRQAAAAGSPILLLRNNATATAPAPRGAAAAAAEAGAAQPPAGAASRGSGARHWFQAGYQPPPGGTAGQRSQGATSGSARSAPQGASRPSAPHSSGVGPRRGNSTSPGSPPPLSNPRAGREDAMVGDDPYNPYKYTDDNPYYNYYDTYERPRQGSRYRPGYGTGYFQYGLPDLVPDPYYIQASTYVQRVSMYSLRCAAEENCLASSAYRADVRDYDTRVLLRFPQRVKNQGTSDFLPTRPRYSWEWHSCHQHYHSMDEFSHYDLLEAGSHRRVAEGHKASFCLEDTSCDYGYYRRYACTAHTQGLSPGCYDTYNADIDCQWIDITDVKPGNYILKVSVNPSYLVPESDYSNNVVRCDIRYTGHHAYASGCTISP; from the exons ATGCACGTGGCGCTGGCAGCGGCTTTGCTCGCCCCGCTGCAGGTGTGGGTGTACCTGAGCTGCGCCCGGCCCGCCGGCTGCCAGCCGCCGCCGCGCCACAACCCGCCGGCGCCCGCCGCCTGGAGGCAGAGGATTCAGTGGGAGAACAACGGGCAGGTGTACAGCCTGCTGAGCCTGGCCTCCCAGTACCAGCCGCCCCGGCGCCGGCAGGCAGCGGCCGCGGGCAGCCCCATCCTGCTGCTCCGAAACAACGCCACCGCCACCGCCCCGGCCCCGcgcggggctgctgctgctgctgctgaagccgGCGCTGCCCAGCCGCCGGCCGGGGCCGCCAGCAGGGGCTCCGGGGCTCGCCACTGGTTTCAAGCCGGCTACCAGCCGCCCCCCGGCGGCACCGCAGgacagaggagccagggagccacgAGCGGTTCCGCCCGGAGCGCTCCCCAGGGGGCGTCTCGGCccagcgccccccacagctcagGCGTCGGCCCCAGGAGGGGCAACAGCACCAGCCCcggcagccccccgcccctgaGCAATCCGAGAGCCGGCCGGGAAGATGCCATGGTAGGAGACGATCCCTACAACCCCTACAAGTACACGGACGACAACCCCTATTACAACTACTACGACACCTACGAGAGACCCCGCCAGGGCAGCAGGTACAGACCCGGCTATGGCACCGGCTACTTCCAGTATG GTCTCCCTGACTTAGTCCCGGATCCCTATTACATCCAGGCATCCACATATGTCCAAAGGGTGTCCATGTACAGCCTGAGATGCGCTGCCGAGGAGAACTGTCTGGCAAG TTCAGCTTACAGGGCAGATGTCAGAGATTATGATACTCGAGTGCTTCTGAGATTCCCCCAAAGAGTGAAAAATCAAGGCACATCAGACTTCCTACCAACCAGACCCCGATATTCATGGGAGTGGCACAGCTGTCACCA ACATTACCACAGCATGGACGAATTCAGCCACTATGACTTGCTGGAAGCAGGCTCACATCGGAGAGTTGCTGAAGGGCACAAAGCAAGTTTTTGTCTTGAAGATACCTCCTGTGATTATGGATACTATAGACGATATGCATGTACAGCACATACACAG GGACTAAGTCCTGGCTGTTATGACACCTACAATGCTGACATAGATTGCCAGTGGATTGATATTACAGATGTAAAGCCTGGAAACTACATACTGAAG GTTAGTGTAAATCCCAGCTATTTGGTACCAGAGTCTGATTACTCCAACAATGTAGTACGCTGCGATATCCGCTATACAGGCCATCATGCCTATGCCTCTGGCTGCACAATTTCACCGTAA